The genomic DNA GATTTTCAGGGGTTAACATTTGAACTAGTAGGCTTAGATCATTACAGAACTAGCTTATTTAATAAAGAGCTGAAAGTATTAATTGGTGGTATTGATGTATTTAACGAAATCCATGTATTCTTAGCTGATACTAGCTCAAAAGCGGCAATGGAGGCTTGGATTGAAAACTTGAAAGTGTTACAAGCATTACATGCTGACATCATTGTACCTAGCCATGGATCAATTGAAAAATCCTTAAATAATCAAGCACTTACTGCGACAATGGATTATCTAAGAACTGCGATTCAAGCTTCTGAGGAAAGTAAAACTTCAAAAGATTTTGTAGCAAGACTTGATGCAGCATATCCAGGCTATGCAAATAAAGGTGTATTAGAATTAAGTGCAAAAGTTGTAACAAAAGAAATGCCTTGGGGTTAATGATATGAATAAATATCAAAAACTATTACATGAAACGTATGTGTTAACTGGCGAAGGGAAATTGGATGCGTTCAAAACGTATTTAAGTGAAAATGTATCTTGGACAGAAGCTGCTGGGTTTCCATACGCGGGTACTTATATTGGTCCAGATGAAGTAGTGAAGAACGTACATGAACGTCTTGGTACGGAATGGGATAACTATAGTGCAAAAGATGAAATTTATGCTTTTAATAACAATACTGTTATTGTGTATGGAAAATATAGTGGAACATATAAAGCTACAGGGAAGTCATTTGTAGCAGATTTTTGTCATCTTTATAAGTTTGATGAGAACGATAAGGTTAAGAAGTTTATACAAATTGTGGACAGTGCAACTGTTAATGAGGTATTAAGTTAGAGTTAATCGTTTCTAATATGCCTTGTATAGGGGGAGGATAAATGAAATTCCTAACATTACCCCTGACATTACATTTTTGGGAAGGTTTCTCCTTCTTCAAACTTTTTATAGAAGAAAACTTATTTAAGTAGAAGAGGTAGGTATATATGAAATTAGAGAAAAGTTTAATCATAACAATTATTTCTGTATTTATTTTAGGAGTAGTTTCGACTTTGGTATATCAAGCTTCCACCGGTAATAACAAAGGGAACTCAATTAAGAGCGAAAATGTTGCTTCTGTATCAAAAGAAGTAAAAGAAAATGAAAAGAATAAAAAGATGGTAGTTGATTTCTATAATGAAGTTTTTAACAAACATAATATCGATATTATCCCTAAATATGTAGGTGAAGAGTATAAGCAACATAATCCTTTTGTTGCTGATGGACGAAAAGCCTTCATGGATTTCTTTAAGGAGGATTTTGTTAAAAATCCTAATTCCTCTGCAGAGATTAAACGTGTAGTAGCTGAAGGGGATACGGTTGCTCTTCATGTACATTCTCGTACTAATTCTCAAGATAAGGGAGTTGCTATAGTGGATATATTTCGTATCAAGGATGGAAAGATTGTCGAACACTGGGATGTAATTCAAGAGATTCCAAGTGAAGCAGCTAATGATAATACGATGTTTTAGATAGAAGATATATTTAATAATTGTTTAATTGATAGTGCTGTATAGAATTTAGAAATTTAGATAATTAGTTATCAAATTTGGAAATCATTTAAAAATAGCATATTAAATGATGGCACAAATTAATACGAAATAGCTCTTTAATAAAAAATCCTACTCAGTAAAAAATGAGTAGGATTTTTTATTAAAGAATAGTGCTAATTTTGTGGTTCGGCACCATCTAAATTTGGAAACCATGAAAGTATAGGTACTCTATATCCACGTAAAGTAAAATTGTAATTTTTTCCTTCTTTTATGTTTGCTTGCAGATCCACTGAATTAAACTTCATCATAAGAAGGCTATCCTCATTAGAAATAACTTTTTCGGTTCCATTTTTTTGCTCAACCTAGTACAATCTCACCAATTTAAAAAGACCACCATTACTGGCAGTCTTTCTGTGGTATCGAGTGTAGAGATGGTTAGCTACTTATCTGTTTAGGCATAATCTAGGATCTTTAGAATTCTTAATTTGAACAATCTATTTTTATATTATTTAAATAGTAATCTTTTATAGACCCACTCATTTTAGTTAACCTTTGTTCAAATATAAATGAAGTCGCAATTGTAACTAGATGCACAATTAATCAAAATAGAAAAAAGTACCTATAAGAGTAGGTACTTTTTTCTTTGTTATATATAAATTATACATTAATTTATATTTGGAACACTTTAAAAAGAAAAGATGATGATGGATTTATTAATAGATGCGTATAACTATATGTATATATTTAATGCATATATTATTTTTAGATAAATATATATATCTTTCAGTAAGAATGCAATATTCTTCGCTATTTACTTATATTTATAATTTAACTAATTCATTATAATATCAATGTTGATTTAAAGTTTTTTGTACAAAATGAACAGATGGGATTTTTTTAGGGATGCAAATACAAAGAATCATTCTGTTTTCTTAATTGACTAAATTTTTAAAATTTAAATCTTCAAATGTTAATACTTGTTATATAATTGACTTATTAAGGCATTGCCCCTAAAAGTTAATATGCCTAATGAGATTGTTTACGTTTTCCTTATGGGGTAGCACCAACATTTCATAGATTCTGTACGCTAAGGCTATAATCTTTATAATTCCTGAGCGTATGAAATTCGCGCTTTGTTGTTGGGACCGCTATGAGTACTGTTAAATATAATATTCAAGGAGTGATATAATGAATACTAATCTTAAATTATCAAACAGACCAGAACACACTGTTCAAAAATTATTTGAACAGCAAGTAATTCAGAATCCAGATTCTGTTGCGTTGGTATATAAAGATCAACAGTTAACTTATAAGGAATTAAATGAAAAAGTAAATCAATTAGCTTTTTATCTACAAAAACGAAACATAGGCCCTGAAAGTATGGTAGGGGTTTATATAGAACGTTCTTTAGAGATGATTGTAAGTATATTAGGAATAATAAAAGCTGGTGGCGCATATGTCCCACTAGATCCCGCATATCCAACAAAGAGGCTTGAATATATCTTGAAAGATGCCAACATACAAGTATTGCTAACCCAAAACCATCCAACACAGTGGATACCTAAAGAAATAGACTGTATTAATATAAAAGAACATGAAATGAATATTTCGAGAGAAAAAAATATAAATCCTACAATTGAAGTTAAACCAGATAATTTGGCATATGTAATCTATACATCTGGATCTACAGGAAAACCCAAAGGGGTATTAATTGAACAAAAAAGCTTATGTAACTTTATTATTTCTAGTATTAATTTAACAAAAATGAATTCAGACAGTAGAAATATTCAATTTGCCTCATTATCATTTGATGCTTCAGTATTTGAGATATTTACTAGCCTAGTTTCAGGTGGAACTTTATATGTATGTAGTCAACACGATATTATGCCAGTTGAACCACTTACTCAGTTCTTGCAAAAAAATAAAATTACACATGCACTTTTACCCCCTACGGTACTTAATTTGTTAGATGAATCTGTATTTAAAGATTTACAGGTTGTTATTTCTGCGGGATCAGCCTGTAGTGAACAAGTGGCAAAACGATGGATGCAAAATCACCTTTTTATTAATGCGTATGGTCCAACAGAAACTACAGTTTATACCGTTGCGGGAATATACAAAGGAGATGGAGCACCTCCTATTGGTCGGTCCATTCCCAATGTAGAGGTATATGTATTAAATGAAGCTAAAAAACTTGTCCCTATTGGGACAGTAGGTGAACTTTATATAGGAGGTATCGCATTAGCACGAGGATATTTGAATCAACCTGAATTAACAAAGGCCTCATTTATCCCACACCCATTCAAGAATAGCTCTAATGATAGATTATATCGGACTGGTGATTTAGTTAAATATTTACCTGATGGAAATATAGAATATATAGGAAGAGCTGATAAACAAGTTAAGATTAGAGGGTTTCGAATTGAGTTAGGTGAAATTGAAACAATATTAGGAAATCATCCAGACATTAAAGAAGTTACTGTGGTAGCGCAAGAAGATTCATTTGGAGATAACATCTTAGTAGCCTATATTGTGGGCGAAGGAGATACACAAGAGTGGAGAAAACATGTAGGGGTACATCTTCCAAATTATATGGTCCCGGCTCATTTTATCAAGATAGAATCATTGCCATTAACTGTTAATGGGAAAGTAGATAAAGATGCTTTACCTGCATGGGCCTCTATTATACAAACGAACGAGGGATATATAGCACCTCGGAATAGAGTAGAGCAAAAAATGGTAGAAATTTGGTCAGAGGTATTAGGGATTGACTCCTCTGCCATTGGAATAAACGATAATTTTTTTGAGTTAGGTGGACACTCTCTCCTAGCAACTAAAATAACTTCACGTTTAGGTGTTGATTTTTCGATTCTAGTACAAATACGTGATATATTTG from Bacillus cereus G9842 includes the following:
- a CDS encoding nuclear transport factor 2 family protein — protein: MNKYQKLLHETYVLTGEGKLDAFKTYLSENVSWTEAAGFPYAGTYIGPDEVVKNVHERLGTEWDNYSAKDEIYAFNNNTVIVYGKYSGTYKATGKSFVADFCHLYKFDENDKVKKFIQIVDSATVNEVLS
- a CDS encoding nuclear transport factor 2 family protein translates to MKLEKSLIITIISVFILGVVSTLVYQASTGNNKGNSIKSENVASVSKEVKENEKNKKMVVDFYNEVFNKHNIDIIPKYVGEEYKQHNPFVADGRKAFMDFFKEDFVKNPNSSAEIKRVVAEGDTVALHVHSRTNSQDKGVAIVDIFRIKDGKIVEHWDVIQEIPSEAANDNTMF